CCCCTCCTAATCGAGAGATTGGACTCGAAACttctaatgtattttttttggaaacctGTGACCTCAGACCTCCTAATCTAGAGTTTCCAGCTGATGCCACTTATTACAAAGTTGTTGACAAAGATTTGGGTCTTTGAATTGATTTTATTATGCCTAATTTTAAAACttctaatgtattttttttggaaacctGTGACCTCAGACCTCCTAATCTTTATTATGcctaattttaaatattaaagtgGACGGACTCGAAACttctaatgtattttttttggaaacctGTGACCTCAGACCTCTCCTAATCCTAGAGTTTCCAGCTGATGCCACTTATTACAAGGTTGTTGACAAAGATTTGGGTCTTTGAATTGATTTTATTATGcctaattttaaatattaaagtgaACAGAATAAAATCTCTcaccgttgccggggatcgaacccgggtcaccGGGGTGACAGGCAggaatactcaccactatactacaacaaCTGAGTGATGCTCGCTTTTAATAAGTTAGTCTTTAGTCAATATAATAGTATCATGCTTGTAGAgcagaagaaaaaggaaaatggaaacCAGTGGACAAGAGTCTTGCATATGTTTGGGGAAGGAAAATGTATGGAACTTTAAGTCTGTTCACTGCATTAATCATGATCAAATGCCTAATGGTCACCAGATTAACGCTTGGCCTCTAAACTTAATGTTTGTATGAACGGTGCAAATGGGATGGTCTCTAAGAAGCAAATGTTTTTGTTAACATTGTTCGGTTTACTCACAGGACAAATTGTTTACAAAAGGTTGAAGGAGAGGACAGACCAATATGTTGCAAGAGGTTTGGTGAGAAGTGAAGAGAGCAAGAAAAAAATCGGTGGTGAAGATGATGTTTATGTAGGTGATATCCGGGATGCTGAGAGCATAGTTCCTGCAGTACAGGGTATTGATGCTCTTATAATTCTTACAAGCGCTGTGCCAAAGATGAAACCTGGTTTCGATCCAACTTCAGGTCAACGGCCAGAGTTCTACTTTGAAGATGGGGAATTCCCCGAACAGGTGAACTTTACATCAAAAGTAAATGTGcaaacttggatttattacgtCTTGCCTATCTAATTATTGGTGCCCGTTGTAGATTGACTGGATTGGTCAAAAGAATCAAATAGATGCTGGTGAGGGCTGACAGTTTTCTTCTAAATTTTAGCTTTCTGATTTTCTAGAGTAATGTTAATGTGACCAAATATGTTATCAATTTACAGCCAAGGCTGCTGGCGTGAAGCATATTGTTCTGGTCGGATCAATGGGAGGAACGGATCTTAAAAACACATTAAACAGCATAGGAAATGGAAACATATTGGTTTGCATACCTCTTcctattttgtttcttttttgcctattttaacataattttttGCTCATGGGTACCCACCCGTTTTCTTTTGTCTTCATTCTATCATATTCAACACCCAATGTGCCATTTCCTTACCtcctttttttgggtgacgagggaaacctgcAGTCACTACCCTTGTGACCCTTGgtggcaaaggaccacaatgagttaaactagcctaggttgcccataccTGACCAACTCAAACAAAGAAGGTTAATATGCCGCTCCTGttgagagtcgaacttgtaatttTATGGTTACAAGTCAATAGCCTAACCAACTTGACTGAGGTTGCCCCCTCCATGCCTCCATCTAGACATGTTTTACAAGACCAAATTAACATCCAAAGATGGGAATTGTGTATTGACATATTTCTCATCACATAACCACCATTAGatgttttgaataaaatgttttGGTCCAGAAATTCTAACTAAAATAATTACAGGTTTGGAAGAGAAAGGCGGAACAGTATTTGGCTGAGTCTGGAATCCCATATACCATCATAAGGCGTGTCATTGTGACCAtttacttttaatgaaaagattGCACTAAGCAGACTTATTCTCGTTTTTATTGACACCTCTCTGGCTTGTTCAGAGCCGGGGGTCTGCAAGATAAAGACGGTGGTGTTCGTGAACTGCTTATTGGAAAGGACGATGAACTTCTCAAGACAGATACACGAACTATTGCTAGGCCTGATGTTGCAGAAGTCTGCATTCAGGTAATTACTCCTATCGCGTGTCTACTTAGAGAGCTCGATTGTCTCTCAACATTTTCTTGGTATTGGCAGGCGCTACAGTTTGAGGAGTCGAAGTTCAAGGCATTTGATTTGTCCTCGAAACCGGAGGGCACTGGAACCCCGACCAAGGATTTCAAGGCACTTTTCGCCCAAATCACCACGCGCTTCTAGTTTCCCCAAACGAGAAAGGTAATCGTTGAGCTGCAGTTAGAAGCTCCTGCTTCATGTTCTTATTGAGATATCTATCCATCACAGTTCTGCTTCTTTATCTTCTGTAATCTTCTGGGCAGTTATTTGTTAAGCCCCCCATGTACCCTCTTGATTTCTCTGTTTTTGCTTCATTATCTCATGTTCATCAACTTATATCACTACTTGAAACTGCCAAGATAACTTTTATTTGTCACTTTGGCATTTTCTGTTTGATGTATTGAGCAAACAACCATTGGcatgtaataaattaaaaggGGTTTACCTCTCCTGTGTGGCTTGCGGGCTATTGCAGGTATACCTAGTGTACAACCAGTCACCCATAGGTTTTGAGAAAGTCCACCCAATGCGGGTTGgagggtgggtggagaaaatataaggtggatcgagtgatggatgtagccctctCCGACCTACCCGACCCATTGTTATCCTATATATGGTGTACATAAAGTGACTTGAATAAGAAAGCTTATGATTGACCGATCAGAGGAGATGAAAATTCTTTGTGCATAAAGTGTATAGGTAGGGGTGGGAACATGGGGACTAATATCAATTTGTGATTTACTTCATTCAGCAACCGAGGACAAGGACTTTGCCTTAAAATTAGCCTGGTCTAAGCTGGGATAcctatgtaataataattaaaaagaaaaaacttatgatatataaaatacaaGAAAGAATGAGAGGATCAAACACGTTGTTAATATCTGAAGACTTCAACAGGAGAATACTCCTTGTATAAACTATATGATAGATAAATCAAATTCATCTTTGTTTTTGAAGCAGTCTATTGAATAATTCAAGCCTTCAAACAAATAGTGTGATGATGAAGAGCAGGGACCAAACAAACCTGCCTTTGGTCAAAATTGGTGACTAGTGACTACAATATGAAATTGtccatatattttattcaagaaaggCACCATGAACTCTCTACTATTAATATTTACCAAACAATAACGTTATATACTATGTATAGTAAATTTTTCCAAGTAAAATattagaatttatttttattttcaacgAGGATTCGCGAACTTGAAACAAAATGAACATTATTGTGATGATGAGTACTATGTTATTAAaatttgagtcatttccatttttggtcctactgttattgaggcattgccaattttagtccacttcattaatttttgccacattgcggccagttttatttagttcttgtcacttttagtccaccgttaaaatttttgtcaaatgaccgtccaaatcaagggtatttttggtattttcatgctttggtcatctccttgaccctttgcagtagtttttcctacacattttcatctaatgaaaaggtccgacgaaagccatgtgagccactttacaaagtcatggctttcgccggacctcttcattagatgaaaatgtgtaaggaaaaccactacaaagggtaaaggagatgatcaaagcatgaaaagaccaaaatgccccTGTTTTTGGacgattatttgacaaaaattttaacggtggactaaaagtggcaaggactaaa
This region of Ipomoea triloba cultivar NCNSP0323 chromosome 15, ASM357664v1 genomic DNA includes:
- the LOC116007387 gene encoding uncharacterized protein At5g02240 — protein: MATMTRVPIAAPTTSRKCGWRVDSLNTGLPKVSSPLHFNSAADRRRSRRFRRFSVVAMADGKSTVLVTGAAGRTGQIVYKRLKERTDQYVARGLVRSEESKKKIGGEDDVYVGDIRDAESIVPAVQGIDALIILTSAVPKMKPGFDPTSGQRPEFYFEDGEFPEQIDWIGQKNQIDAAKAAGVKHIVLVGSMGGTDLKNTLNSIGNGNILVWKRKAEQYLAESGIPYTIIRAGGLQDKDGGVRELLIGKDDELLKTDTRTIARPDVAEVCIQALQFEESKFKAFDLSSKPEGTGTPTKDFKALFAQITTRF